One Candidatus Latescibacter sp. genomic window, ATGTATGTTTTCAGGTTCCATTGTTATCTTTTTAACCGTCCTGTTCTCTGTTCGCCTTTAACAGACCTTTTGATGCATTCAAGTTGAATAAAAGTTTTTTACTTTTGTCGCCCTCGTCTTAATAAGGGGGGATGCCGAAGGCAGGGGGGATCTTTAAAGACACAGGAGCACTCAATTTCTCTTATTTACTGTATGTTGCTGACTTAACGACATACCCGTATAATTGTATCAGCGAACAACCCAACAATTGTAAGAGAAAAATGTAGCGTACAAAGGAAAAACACAAGGAGAATTCACCGTTTATCCGGTCAGGCGCTCACCTTTTCTTTCACGTTCCAAAACAGTTGATTTTTACCTCTGAAAGAAACATATTATAATACCTGAAATATACTCTTTGTAATGAACACCATCCACCAATAACCCAACGAAACAGGGAAAAAAATGGCATCGAAAGAATTTTCGATCGAACCGCAGCCGGTTAATCCGGTCAAAACAAAATACCGCCGGATTGTGACTTCCACCATTCCGGTAAAAGAGTCCTTGCCCATCCTGGAAATGCTCCGTGAAAATGAGCCGTTTTCCATGAGTGGACAGCCGCCGATTGTCTGGGACTATGGCGACGGGTTTCAGGTTTTTGACGCTTATGGCAACATGTGGCTCGACTGGTCGTGCGGCGTTCTCGTGACAAATGCAGGGCATGGCCGTAAGGAGATTCGGGATGCCGTCATTGCCGCAGCCGGGAAAGGGCTGCTCCACACCTACTGCTTTCCTTCCGAGCCGCGGGCGCTACTGGCAAAAAAACTGGTGGAGCTGGCGCCTGATCAAATGACCCGCGCATTCATCCTCACCACCGGCGCGGAAACGACCGAATGCGCCATCAAGCTGGCTAAAACCTGGGGAATGAAACACGGCGGCTCACGGAAAAATGTGATCGTAACCTTCGAGGAAGCATTCCATGGCCGTACCATGGGCGCCCAACTGGCGGGGGGAATTCCTGCGCTTAAAGATTGGATCGGCGCCCTCGACCCCTCGTTTGTCCAGGTGCCTCACCCCGGCTCAAACGTGGTGAAAGACAAGAGTTTCAAACTCTTCGAGAGTACGCTTAAAAAATTGGGAGTTGATCCCGACAATGTCGCAGGAGTGATGAGCGAGACCTACCAGGGCGGGCATTGCGGATTCTTCCCCGATGAATATGCTGTTGCGCTGCGCTCCTGGTGTGACCGTCACAATGCGGTGCTGATTTTCGATGAGGTGCAGGCCGGATTCGGGCGTACAGGAAAAATGTGGGGATTCGAACACCACGGGATCGTACCGGACATCATGTGCCTGGGCAAGGGGATGTCCTCCAGTCTTCCCATCGCCGCCGTGGTAGGCAGTGAGGAGATCATGAACCAGTACGGCCCCGGATCGATGACTTCCACCCATTCCGGACACCCGCTTGGCGCGGTGGCGGCCCTGGCGTCCATTGAAATCATCGAAAGGGAAAACCTTGTGGAAAACGCCCATGCCATGGGCGAGCATCTCTATCCCGGGCTGAGAAAAATTCAGTCGAGACATAAAGAGATTTTCGATCTTCAGGGCCGCGGCCTCGTATTCGCGCTCATGGCCATCAAGAACCGCGCTACCATGGAGCCGGACGCCGATCTTGCGTTCGATATCGTCAAGCGCTGTGTCGAGTCGGGACTTCTCATGTTTGCCCCTGTAGGCAGAGGCGGCGGGTGTGTGAAGATCGCTCCTCCGCTCTGCATCACCGCGGAGGCCATCGATGAGGGTCTGGAGGTTATCGGCAAGGTGGTTGATGATGTCATCGCTGAAGCCGGACGGTAAATGCATGGAAACCTCACCCGGCTTTTGGCCACCCTCTCAATCCACCCCACAGGTGCTTCGCACCAGTGGGGACCCCGGAGTCAGGAGAGGTTAAAAACAATGCGTATAATGAGTTCCCCCCTCTCCTGACTAGGAGCGGGGGATTGGGGGTGAGGTAAAGAAACACCAGAAAATAAAGTAAAATTTATTTTTTCCGGAGCATCATCCTTTGAAATCCCGAAACCCAAGAAGGAAGAAATTCATGAACAAACCCCCGGATGTGGCTTCCCAGGAGCATCAGGTACGCATCGAGATTCAGGATGCTGTCGCTGACGGCGTTTATGCGAATCTGTCGTTCATCACCACCAATAATTCGGAGTTTATCCTTGATTTCGCCCGGTTCCTGCCCGGAAACAGCAGGGGAAAGGTAGTGACGCGGGTGGTGCTGAGCCCCATTCATGCCAAGGCGTTCTCGAAATCCCTCGCCGAAGCGGTTGAAAACCATGAGAAAAATTTCGGAACCATCACACCGGACAGCACCCCAAAAAACATAGGTTTCAAATTGAATCCCGGAGGAAACGAAAAGGAAGAAAAAACAGGATAGCCCTTAGACAAGGCAGTCACTCTCTGCGCGAAATGAGGTGTAATAGCTCCGATACGTTTATTATCCGATACACGTCTATCGTGGGGCATCACGGGCAAGGTACTTCGTTCTGTCCCGTGTATGCCCAGGGTTATCTGCCGGTTTCCTCTGCTTGTCCTCTAAGTCTCCGTATTATCGATACAAGTCCCCGCGACCCGAAAATCAGATACATGCCAAGGGCGAATTTGATAAGGCTCTGCAGAACCAGCGCCCATCCCTGTTGTCTCATGTAGATTTGCCAGTCATGACCACCCGATTCGTTATAGAGACCATACGTCAAATTTACTGCAATTGAAGAAAGGGTCATCGGTACTTGCCATATTACCAGGATTATGCCGATGACAGTCAAGGCAAAAACGTACCAGTCATCCGTGACTCTCCCCATATCCTCCAAGACAGGACTGTCGTCCGGGAAAAGCTTCGCAGAAATAGATTCCGAGTGCCACAGCAAGGTGTAAGCCGCAATTGCCAAGAACAATAAGGGTGTGAAATATCTAAGAACGGTCGCAAGCACGCGGCTAGATTGGAAATCACTGGTAACGAAAAAAGCGGAAAGCAACTGTGTTAGGTACATCGTCCCAATAATAACGCAATACACTCCCAATCCCTTCAGAAGGACGGACATCAATTTTCTTTGTGTCATCATTAGTCTCCCTTGCAGATAACTTCTGTTTTTCTGGTTTCCAGATAAACCCGCTTACAGGTTTTGCTTCCAGATAACACTCCACGCTCAATTGCACCATGTATGGTTTCAGCATACTACTAACTCAACGCAGGTGTAAATCATCGTCATCCGCACTATAATACTATTTTAATAATTCTAATAAATCGTTTCTGACTATCACAAGCAAGATAAATATTTACCTATTTTTTGCCATACAAAAAACCGCCGCATATCACGACAGCCCCTTATGCACCCCGACTTTTGCAAAGCAAAAGCCAGGAACCCCGCATCCCCCAAAGGGGGACTTAAAAGACTGCAAGACATCACATAAATAGATGCTATCAATTTTTAAAACCAACATGTTTTATCCTTACATAGTGAAAGTCCCCCTCCGGGGGATTTAGGGGGCTGTCTTCCAAATGAAGCTATAAGTATTTGTTTAAAGATAAGTTGTGAGTATATTTAAGTAAGTTTATAAATAATTCGGGCTAAGATAAAAAATCACTTGTATCAATCGAAAAAGAGAAATATTATTCCCTGAAGAAGAACGGGAGTATACACACTCAAATTGAGGAATGATGCATGAAAAACGATCAAACATATCAGACAGGTGTTTTTCGATGGTTTATAGGGATTTGCTTCAGCATTTCCCTGCTTTACCCTTTAAGCGCTCTTTGCGCTCCGGCGGCAGCCGAATGGAAAGCGGGAGTAGCTTCTGCGGTCACAACTCCGGATGCACCGGTATGGATGGCCGGTTACGGCAACCGTAAGGAGCCTTCCCAGGGGAAAATCAGCGATATCTATGTCAAAGCCCTTGCGCTTCAGGATCCGCAGGGAACCCGGGCGGTTATTGTCACAGCCGATATTGTGGGGTATGGGGAAGGATTCACCGCCGTCATCGCCGCGGAAGTTAAAAAACGATTCGGCATCCCCCGTGAAGCGATCCTGTTCAATGCCTCCCATACCCATTGCGGGCCGGAAATCCGTCCCGAAAAGGAAAGATTCATCAATATCACCCCGGAGTATGCCTCAAAGCTGGAAATTTACAAAAGCGGGCTGCAGAAGAAATTCGTCCAGGTAATCAGCGAGGCGATCAAAGGATTACAACCCGCCCAACTGAGCTATTCCACCGGAAATCCCGTTCCCTTTGCGGTCAGCCGCCGGTTCCCGACCGACAAGGGGATCGTGTACCGCTCCACTCCGTCCTCCTATTATACCGGCGGCTCCCGGGATGATGTAGTCCCGGTGCTCAAGGTTGCGGATTCCAACGGCGCCATACGCGCCATCCTTTTCGGCTACGCCTGCCATCCCATAACTCTGAGCGTGGATTATATCAGCGGAGACTATCCCGGTTTTGCCCAGCAATACATCCAGGAAATGTATCCGGGAGCGACAGCGCTCTTTGTACAGGGATGCTCGGGCGAGCTTGTTCCTAATGCCCGTTATCAGGTGGAATACGCCATGGGCCACGGAAAAGCTCTGGCGGAAGCGGTGAAAAAGGCCCTCGCCGGGAATCAGAAACTGATCGTCGGGCCGCTCAAATGCGCCTACCAGGAGGTTACACTGGACTGCCAGCCTGTCCCCGACCGTAAAACCCTGGAGGAAAACAGGAAATCATCCAATCTGACTCTAAGCCGTAAATCTGCCTTTTTCCTCGACAAAATCGCCAGGGGTGAAAAGATTCAGGAGTCCGTTCCCTGCCCGCTGCAGGTGCTCCATTTCGGGAAAGAGCTGCTCTTTATCGGAATTGGCGGAGAAACGGTGGTGGATTATGCGGTCAACCTGAAATCGGAATTTAAGAACCCGAACCAGCCGGTCTGGGTGGCCGGGTATTGCAATTATGTGTTCGGTTACCTGCCTACTTTGAAAATACTCAAAGAAGGCGGATACGAAGGCGGCGACGCTCTTTTGCATACCCAATTCTCCGGACCTTTTTCCGAAAAAGTGGAAGACCAGGTGATGGGCGGAATTCGCAAGCTGGTTGCGAA contains:
- a CDS encoding aspartate aminotransferase family protein; the encoded protein is MASKEFSIEPQPVNPVKTKYRRIVTSTIPVKESLPILEMLRENEPFSMSGQPPIVWDYGDGFQVFDAYGNMWLDWSCGVLVTNAGHGRKEIRDAVIAAAGKGLLHTYCFPSEPRALLAKKLVELAPDQMTRAFILTTGAETTECAIKLAKTWGMKHGGSRKNVIVTFEEAFHGRTMGAQLAGGIPALKDWIGALDPSFVQVPHPGSNVVKDKSFKLFESTLKKLGVDPDNVAGVMSETYQGGHCGFFPDEYAVALRSWCDRHNAVLIFDEVQAGFGRTGKMWGFEHHGIVPDIMCLGKGMSSSLPIAAVVGSEEIMNQYGPGSMTSTHSGHPLGAVAALASIEIIERENLVENAHAMGEHLYPGLRKIQSRHKEIFDLQGRGLVFALMAIKNRATMEPDADLAFDIVKRCVESGLLMFAPVGRGGGCVKIAPPLCITAEAIDEGLEVIGKVVDDVIAEAGR
- a CDS encoding DUF3467 domain-containing protein yields the protein MNKPPDVASQEHQVRIEIQDAVADGVYANLSFITTNNSEFILDFARFLPGNSRGKVVTRVVLSPIHAKAFSKSLAEAVENHEKNFGTITPDSTPKNIGFKLNPGGNEKEEKTG
- a CDS encoding neutral/alkaline non-lysosomal ceramidase N-terminal domain-containing protein; translated protein: MKNDQTYQTGVFRWFIGICFSISLLYPLSALCAPAAAEWKAGVASAVTTPDAPVWMAGYGNRKEPSQGKISDIYVKALALQDPQGTRAVIVTADIVGYGEGFTAVIAAEVKKRFGIPREAILFNASHTHCGPEIRPEKERFINITPEYASKLEIYKSGLQKKFVQVISEAIKGLQPAQLSYSTGNPVPFAVSRRFPTDKGIVYRSTPSSYYTGGSRDDVVPVLKVADSNGAIRAILFGYACHPITLSVDYISGDYPGFAQQYIQEMYPGATALFVQGCSGELVPNARYQVEYAMGHGKALAEAVKKALAGNQKLIVGPLKCAYQEVTLDCQPVPDRKTLEENRKSSNLTLSRKSAFFLDKIARGEKIQESVPCPLQVLHFGKELLFIGIGGETVVDYAVNLKSEFKNPNQPVWVAGYCNYVFGYLPTLKILKEGGYEGGDALLHTQFSGPFSEKVEDQVMGGIRKLVAKVSE